From a region of the Phaseolus vulgaris cultivar G19833 chromosome 6, P. vulgaris v2.0, whole genome shotgun sequence genome:
- the LOC137833235 gene encoding uncharacterized protein, with translation MEYIDFGIWEAVIDGPFVPMQVIKDETVKKARSEWSESERKKAQYDSIAKNIITYPLTMDEFFRISQCNSAKEMWEVLEVTLEGTNDVKRSRKHSLIQEYELFRMQLEETIVDVQ, from the coding sequence atggaatATATTGACTTTGGTATTTGGGAGGCTGTGATCGATGGACCTtttgtgccaatgcaggttatcaaggatgaaacagtgaagaaagcaaggtctgaatggagtgagaGTGAGAGAAAGAAAGCTCAATATGACTCAATAGCAAAGAACATCATAACTTATccattgacaatggatgagttcttcagaaTATCTCAATGCAATtcggctaaggaaatgtgggaagTTTTGGAAGTAACTCTTGAAGGcacaaatgatgtgaagagatcaAGAAAACACTCACTCATTCAAGAATATGAGCTTTTCAGGATGCAACTTGAAGAAACCATTGTTGATGTACAGTAG
- the LOC137830949 gene encoding probable E3 ubiquitin-protein ligase XERICO, translating into MVKSQRLHCTLNSILEKLCSVLCVVFSSIKQEGLHQLQHESLILRFSLCNKRPTQSFLSSDEVNLAILVLVWGFKSKYKQPSSIKMGLSSLPEPSEGMLCVLLVNTSLSISLFKGIVRTILHIVGIRVASSSPSQDISQSLSEQSEGLIEEFRSRIPSLRFGTMCGGKQPQDECCVCLTRFKPESEINRLPCGHLFHKVCLEKWLDYWNTTCPLCRTPLMPEDDTSWF; encoded by the exons ATGGTTAAGAGCCAGAGGTTGCATTGCACACTCAACTCAATCCTTGAGAAGTTGTGTTCTGTGTTGTGTGTGGTGTTTTCCTCTATAAAGCAAGAGGGGTTGCATCAACTCCAACATGAGTCACTAATCCTCAGATTCTCTCTTT GTAATAAGAGGCCAACGCAGAGTTTCCTTTCCAGTGATGAAGTTAACTTAGCAATTTTGGTTCTTGTTTGGGGATTCAAATCCAAATATAAACAACCATCATCCATCAAAATGGGGCTGTCAAGTCTCCCAGAACCATCTGAAGGAATGCTATGTGTGCTTCTTGTAAACACTTCCTTGTCCATATCCCTATTCAAGGGCATTGTTAGGACAATTCTTCACATTGTTGGTATCCGTGTTGCATCATCATCTCCTTCACAAGACATCTCCCAAAGCCTTTCTGAGCAATCAGAGGGTCTCATTGAAGAGTTCAGAAGCAGGATACCAAGCCTGAGGTTTGGCACCATGTGTGGCGGCAAACAACCTCAAGATGAATGTTGTGTGTGTCTCACAAGGTTTAAGCCAGAATCTGAGATAAACCGTTTACCCTGTGGCCATCTTTTCCATAAGGTGTGCTTGGAGAAGTGGTTGGACTATTGGAACACTACATGCCCACTTTGCAGGACTCCCTTGATGCCTGAAGATGACACATCTTGGTTTTAG